A genomic window from Thermococcus nautili includes:
- a CDS encoding beta-ribofuranosylaminobenzene 5'-phosphate synthase family protein, which yields MVRISAPAHLHTGNPDLSGDMGRLYGTVGFAIEKPRLEIEVREAEKDCSNDEDALKFLARLRERYDFPPVEVTVRSYIPKWVGIGFHTTLALSIGMAVSELYGLNLSLEEVALAVRRGLITALGFYALKVGGFIYEGGFPVDKREKVVPPLIFRGDFPSDWLFVVAIPETPRKTLAEIRKREDEILGNLKKMPPELADRLSRIVLMKILPAFIERDIKTFGEGLYQFNHLLGEFWSDYQENVYCCEIVNEGIRLMLKEAYCACQTSWGPTFYGLVKGQAQAERLKSIVEDFLRENGDGGEVFVTGVDNRGMVVERG from the coding sequence ATGGTGAGGATTAGCGCGCCGGCTCATCTGCATACTGGAAACCCCGACCTGAGCGGGGACATGGGACGGCTCTACGGAACGGTTGGCTTCGCCATAGAAAAGCCACGCCTCGAAATAGAGGTCAGAGAAGCTGAAAAAGACTGCTCCAACGACGAAGATGCGTTGAAGTTCTTGGCGAGGCTCCGCGAGCGCTACGACTTCCCGCCCGTTGAGGTTACGGTGAGGAGCTACATCCCGAAGTGGGTTGGAATAGGCTTTCATACCACCCTCGCCCTGAGTATAGGAATGGCCGTGAGCGAACTATATGGCCTAAACCTCTCGCTTGAGGAGGTGGCGTTGGCTGTGAGGCGCGGTCTCATAACTGCCCTCGGCTTCTACGCCCTTAAGGTCGGCGGTTTCATCTACGAGGGTGGCTTCCCTGTGGACAAGCGCGAGAAGGTCGTTCCACCGCTGATTTTCAGGGGCGACTTTCCAAGCGATTGGCTCTTCGTTGTGGCAATCCCCGAGACCCCGAGGAAGACCCTCGCCGAAATCAGGAAGCGCGAGGACGAGATACTCGGAAACCTCAAGAAGATGCCACCGGAGCTGGCCGACAGGCTGTCGAGGATAGTGCTTATGAAAATCCTGCCCGCGTTCATCGAGCGGGACATAAAGACCTTCGGGGAGGGCCTCTACCAGTTCAACCACCTTCTCGGGGAGTTCTGGAGCGACTACCAAGAGAACGTTTACTGTTGCGAAATCGTGAACGAGGGGATAAGGCTGATGCTGAAGGAAGCCTACTGCGCCTGCCAGACGAGCTGGGGGCCGACCTTCTACGGCCTCGTCAAAGGTCAGGCTCAGGCGGAAAGGCTAAAATCCATCGTTGAGGATTTCCTCCGCGAGAACGGCGACGGCGGAGAGGTCTTCGTTACGGGCGTTGACAACAGGGGGATGGTGGTGGAGCGTGGTTAA
- a CDS encoding DUF1464 family protein, with the protein MVKAVGIDSGTKSMDLFGFDDETGEVIVDVSVDRNRVTENPAIIVELLREVQEEHGKIDAIVGPCGYGIPLKPAREATDAEIALATFITEADVRRRLKIVGLRELMLLLREAKDLNVYFTPGVIHLPTVPEWRKANRIDLGTADKVFTVALAMVREAERKGIPYSETNLIAVEVGFAYTSAMAVKNGQIVDAMAGTAGFPGYLGMGFMDGELAYALANALDDFGKLVLFQGGASYVAGIDPFSVSPEEFVKLAKEDENVAKGYSAMIEAIVKDVFSLLPSVRPESIYISGRFSRIPEFFSDVKEALEDAFGRYGFSVEVLKLESRAKAKEAAEGSAIIANGIAGGIYKELVESLRLGESSGSIFDWVNIKGREKLRIFEELIL; encoded by the coding sequence GTGGTTAAGGCAGTTGGTATAGACTCCGGGACGAAGAGCATGGATTTGTTCGGCTTCGACGACGAGACCGGGGAGGTGATAGTCGACGTCTCCGTGGACAGGAACAGGGTAACCGAGAACCCAGCTATAATCGTTGAACTCCTCCGCGAGGTTCAGGAGGAGCACGGGAAGATTGATGCCATCGTCGGTCCCTGTGGCTACGGGATACCGCTCAAACCCGCGAGGGAAGCCACCGATGCCGAGATAGCTTTAGCTACGTTCATAACCGAGGCCGATGTGAGGAGAAGGCTCAAGATAGTCGGTTTGAGGGAGCTCATGCTCCTCCTCAGAGAAGCTAAGGACCTCAACGTTTACTTCACCCCCGGCGTCATACACCTCCCGACCGTCCCGGAGTGGCGGAAGGCCAACAGGATAGACCTCGGAACGGCCGATAAGGTCTTCACCGTTGCCCTCGCGATGGTGAGGGAAGCCGAGAGAAAGGGAATCCCCTACTCCGAGACAAACCTCATAGCGGTTGAGGTCGGCTTCGCCTACACCTCCGCGATGGCAGTCAAGAACGGCCAAATCGTTGACGCCATGGCCGGAACGGCCGGCTTCCCCGGCTACCTCGGAATGGGCTTCATGGACGGTGAATTAGCCTACGCGCTGGCCAACGCCCTCGACGACTTCGGAAAGCTCGTCCTCTTCCAGGGCGGTGCGTCCTACGTTGCCGGAATAGACCCGTTCTCGGTTTCGCCAGAGGAGTTCGTAAAGCTCGCGAAGGAGGATGAGAATGTCGCGAAGGGCTACAGCGCCATGATAGAGGCCATCGTCAAGGACGTCTTCTCACTGCTTCCCTCCGTCAGGCCTGAGAGCATCTACATCAGCGGTCGCTTCTCGCGGATTCCGGAGTTCTTCAGCGACGTCAAGGAAGCCCTTGAGGATGCCTTTGGGCGCTACGGCTTCTCGGTCGAGGTTCTCAAACTCGAGAGCAGGGCGAAGGCTAAAGAAGCGGCCGAGGGGAGCGCGATAATAGCCAACGGCATAGCAGGTGGAATCTACAAAGAACTCGTTGAGAGCCTCAGGTTGGGGGAGAGCAGTGGCTCAATCTTTGACTGGGTAAACATCAAAGGCCGTGAAAAGCTCAGAATTTTCGAGGAGCTAATCCTCTGA
- a CDS encoding indolepyruvate oxidoreductase subunit beta has product MEFNLIITGVGGQGGLTLSRIVGNSAMVEGYNVRIGETLGMSQRYGSVLSYLRFGEEVYSPLIEEGKANLMLALEPAEALRNARFLGKDSVAIVNAYPIHTATTLVGKERYPELDEIEKALGRICPVHMMNFQREADRINPRTLGVLMLGYAYGKGLIPLKRESLLEGIRLTLREKLWEMNFKAFERGEELAKA; this is encoded by the coding sequence ATGGAGTTCAACCTCATCATTACCGGAGTCGGCGGTCAGGGGGGTCTTACCCTTTCGAGAATCGTTGGAAACTCTGCTATGGTCGAGGGCTACAACGTTCGCATCGGCGAGACCCTCGGAATGAGCCAGCGCTACGGTAGCGTTCTCAGCTACCTCCGGTTCGGAGAGGAGGTCTATTCTCCCCTCATCGAGGAGGGCAAAGCCAACCTCATGCTCGCCCTTGAGCCGGCCGAGGCGTTAAGGAACGCGCGCTTTCTCGGAAAGGACAGCGTTGCCATAGTGAACGCCTACCCCATTCACACGGCGACGACCCTCGTCGGGAAGGAGCGCTATCCGGAGCTCGATGAAATCGAAAAAGCCCTCGGAAGAATCTGCCCGGTTCACATGATGAACTTCCAGCGTGAGGCAGACAGGATAAACCCGAGAACTTTGGGCGTCCTGATGCTCGGCTACGCCTACGGAAAGGGCCTGATACCCCTCAAGCGCGAGAGCCTTCTTGAGGGAATAAGGCTGACCCTCCGCGAGAAGCTCTGGGAGATGAACTTTAAAGCTTTTGAGCGCGGTGAGGAGCTGGCCAAAGCTTGA
- a CDS encoding MFS transporter, with the protein MLSEYGRDAKILITANALGQTFLWFSFFIMPFYLKALGYDMKAMGAFFSAQTIVGGLFFLLAGYLSLRLGYRKTLFLSALIGLIGRLLQVLALNATVLFLGFVLVGINMGLRQPNYNAYLSELVPDERRHEAFSKSFGLGTLFNSLGVLLAGFLPGYLMGLSLAEETAYRITFSLSILQFVFVVPALLLVGDVEVREKRIKWERSLVLKILKFSLPSALIGLGAGITIPFMSIYFKLKFGETLQAISWIFFFQQLAMGLGSFGLPELVRKWGPVKVITSFQGLATFLFAVFPSIETFALAGAVYVLRAILMNIIWPINDSFMMGFFRTEEKATANGIRQAFSTFMRGVGNSLGGTLFAVSLAYPFYATALLYALATGLFYAFFIKHNEE; encoded by the coding sequence ATGCTCTCGGAGTACGGCAGGGACGCGAAGATACTCATTACGGCCAACGCCTTAGGTCAAACTTTCCTCTGGTTCTCGTTCTTCATAATGCCCTTCTACCTCAAGGCCCTCGGCTACGACATGAAGGCTATGGGAGCATTTTTCTCAGCCCAGACGATAGTCGGTGGCCTCTTCTTTCTTCTGGCGGGCTACCTTTCGCTCCGCCTCGGCTACCGAAAGACCCTGTTCCTGAGCGCACTCATCGGACTCATCGGAAGGCTCCTCCAGGTGCTCGCTTTGAACGCAACGGTCCTCTTCCTCGGCTTCGTCCTGGTGGGAATCAACATGGGGCTGAGACAGCCGAACTACAACGCCTACCTGAGCGAGCTGGTGCCCGATGAAAGGAGGCACGAGGCGTTTTCCAAGAGCTTTGGACTGGGAACGCTCTTCAACTCCCTCGGCGTTCTCTTGGCTGGCTTTCTGCCGGGCTACCTCATGGGGCTGTCGCTGGCGGAGGAGACAGCCTACAGGATAACCTTCTCACTCTCGATACTCCAGTTCGTCTTCGTCGTTCCGGCTCTGCTCCTCGTGGGGGACGTTGAGGTCAGGGAGAAGAGGATAAAGTGGGAGAGAAGCTTAGTCCTCAAAATCCTCAAGTTCTCGCTCCCGAGCGCGCTCATAGGCCTCGGCGCGGGGATAACTATACCATTCATGAGCATCTACTTCAAGCTCAAGTTTGGGGAAACGCTCCAAGCGATAAGCTGGATTTTCTTCTTCCAGCAACTGGCGATGGGTCTCGGCTCCTTTGGATTACCAGAACTCGTTAGGAAATGGGGCCCAGTAAAGGTCATAACGTCATTTCAAGGACTCGCCACCTTCCTCTTCGCTGTGTTTCCCTCGATAGAGACGTTTGCACTCGCGGGGGCGGTCTACGTCCTCAGGGCCATACTCATGAACATCATCTGGCCAATAAACGACTCCTTCATGATGGGCTTTTTCAGGACTGAGGAAAAAGCAACAGCCAATGGCATAAGGCAGGCCTTCTCGACCTTCATGCGCGGAGTGGGCAACTCACTCGGCGGGACCCTCTTCGCGGTTTCATTGGCCTATCCTTTCTACGCCACCGCGCTCCTCTACGCCCTCGCGACTGGGCTGTTCTACGCCTTCTTCATAAAGCACAACGAAGAATGA
- a CDS encoding phosphate signaling complex PhoU family protein, translating to MEFRKIQFTGRSSYIISLPKKWVKEHNLKQGDTIPLTINPDGSITIFPSEPRDVSEKKILRLSKEFSPDMAIRLVISAYIQGYDVLEIHFTEEMPIYKVKIRKVLQSLPGVEIILDEPSRIVAKSLLDEDEVNLVELLRRIRSLVVSMLGDLELLIQGEDGEIRRDINDLENELDRFYFLIVRTVNRLLSKHTVTEESGIVKRTFDLMGILFIAREIERIGDHIIRIAENPGEVDVPYLREKFEAMVAQIEKRDLKAIDKLMLELRATIKATDYRQSIAKESFRRILEYIENIGETIINMALS from the coding sequence ATGGAGTTCAGGAAGATACAGTTTACAGGGCGGAGCTCATACATAATTTCTCTTCCAAAGAAGTGGGTCAAGGAGCACAACCTCAAGCAGGGCGACACAATACCGCTGACTATAAACCCCGACGGCAGTATAACCATCTTCCCCAGCGAGCCCAGAGATGTGAGCGAGAAGAAGATACTGCGCCTCTCCAAGGAGTTCTCGCCGGACATGGCCATAAGGCTCGTGATTTCCGCCTACATTCAGGGCTACGACGTCCTTGAGATTCACTTCACGGAGGAGATGCCCATCTACAAGGTCAAGATAAGGAAGGTTCTCCAGAGCCTCCCTGGCGTTGAGATAATCCTCGACGAGCCCAGCAGGATAGTGGCGAAGAGCCTCCTCGACGAGGACGAGGTGAACCTCGTTGAGCTCCTCAGGCGGATTCGCTCCCTCGTGGTCTCGATGCTTGGCGACCTCGAACTGCTCATTCAGGGCGAGGACGGCGAGATAAGGCGCGACATAAACGACCTTGAAAACGAGCTTGACCGCTTTTACTTCCTCATCGTCAGGACCGTTAACAGGCTTCTCAGCAAGCACACGGTTACAGAGGAGAGCGGAATCGTCAAGAGGACCTTTGACCTCATGGGAATCCTCTTCATAGCGAGGGAAATCGAGAGGATAGGCGACCACATCATCAGGATAGCCGAGAACCCCGGCGAGGTTGACGTGCCCTACCTGAGGGAGAAGTTTGAAGCGATGGTGGCCCAGATAGAGAAGCGCGACCTCAAGGCGATAGACAAGCTCATGCTCGAACTCCGCGCCACGATTAAGGCAACCGACTACAGGCAGTCCATAGCCAAGGAGAGCTTCCGGAGAATCCTCGAGTACATCGAGAACATCGGCGAGACGATAATCAACATGGCCCTCAGCTGA
- a CDS encoding isoaspartyl peptidase/L-asparaginase family protein encodes MAAIIVHGGAGTIRKEERIPKVIEGVREAVLAGWRELKRGSALDAVEEAVKALEDNPIFNAGTGSVLTLDGRVEMDAAIMRGKTLEAGAVAGIWGVKNPISVARKVMEKTDHVLLIGEGAVKFARLLGFEEYDPVTEERLKQWEELRKKLIEKGETRHWKKLNELIKEYPEVLRSTVGAVAFDGEEVVAGTSTGGVFLKMFGRVGDTPIIGGGTYANEVAGASCTGLGEVAIKLALAKSATDLVRLGLDAQSASEAAISLATKYFGRDTMGIIMVDARGNVGFAKNTKHMSYAFMKDGMDEPEAGV; translated from the coding sequence ATGGCCGCGATAATAGTTCACGGGGGAGCGGGCACGATAAGGAAGGAGGAGAGGATTCCAAAGGTCATCGAGGGCGTTAGGGAGGCTGTTTTAGCGGGCTGGCGCGAGCTGAAGAGGGGTTCCGCTCTCGATGCGGTTGAAGAGGCCGTTAAAGCCCTTGAGGACAACCCGATTTTTAACGCCGGAACCGGGAGCGTTTTAACCCTAGACGGCAGGGTCGAGATGGATGCCGCCATAATGCGCGGGAAGACCCTTGAAGCGGGAGCCGTTGCCGGAATCTGGGGCGTCAAGAACCCGATAAGCGTCGCGAGGAAGGTCATGGAGAAGACCGACCACGTTCTTTTAATCGGTGAAGGCGCCGTGAAGTTCGCTCGCCTTCTCGGCTTCGAGGAGTACGACCCGGTAACGGAGGAGAGGCTCAAGCAGTGGGAAGAGCTGAGGAAGAAACTTATTGAAAAGGGCGAAACGAGGCACTGGAAGAAGCTCAACGAGCTCATCAAGGAGTACCCCGAGGTTCTAAGGAGCACCGTTGGAGCGGTTGCCTTCGACGGTGAGGAGGTCGTTGCCGGAACGTCAACCGGTGGGGTCTTCCTCAAGATGTTCGGTCGCGTTGGCGACACGCCTATAATCGGTGGCGGAACCTACGCCAACGAAGTGGCTGGAGCTTCCTGCACCGGCCTCGGCGAGGTTGCCATAAAGCTCGCCCTCGCTAAAAGCGCCACCGACCTCGTCAGGCTCGGCCTCGACGCCCAGTCGGCGAGCGAAGCCGCGATAAGCCTCGCCACGAAGTACTTTGGCAGAGACACCATGGGCATAATCATGGTTGACGCAAGGGGCAACGTGGGCTTCGCCAAGAACACCAAGCACATGAGCTACGCCTTCATGAAGGACGGCATGGACGAGCCGGAGGCTGGTGTTTAG
- a CDS encoding MFS transporter has product MRNVWLLNISTFFFFLGISVVTPVVSPFLVSLHAEPFLVGLVAGVTSFLALVSKPIGGAVGDRGYRFHALVGGNLLGLLAGVLYVVSAISANVYLFAFARAIHGFSMGLFFPSSLSTAVDLAPEGRVGETLGWRGMMFSLGNIIGPAIGGYASDVIGFAGAFALTALFSGVGALFALTAWREAGEVVKPREHEKANYRELLRVTFVSASLTLFMFSVSYAGVTTYLPALYKSLSLPQSLFGYYMMVIGIFSLMTRVVGGKSADRRGPLPVITLGLTLLLLGYVLLNLYTLPPRSYVSAALIGAGFGLAVPAMQLMALGNLPRRIRTMGSGIYTMFFDLGTLAGQVSLGYVAQLYGYAGVFPLLPLILGVGFITLYAPVIWGKVNAR; this is encoded by the coding sequence ATGAGGAACGTCTGGCTCCTCAACATCTCGACCTTCTTTTTCTTCCTCGGGATAAGCGTCGTTACCCCTGTCGTTTCCCCGTTCCTCGTCAGCCTTCACGCCGAGCCCTTTCTCGTCGGCCTCGTCGCCGGCGTCACTTCTTTCCTCGCCCTCGTCTCCAAGCCCATAGGAGGTGCAGTCGGCGACAGAGGTTATCGCTTCCACGCCCTCGTCGGCGGGAACCTGCTCGGCCTTCTCGCTGGAGTTCTCTACGTGGTCTCGGCAATAAGTGCCAACGTTTACCTCTTCGCCTTCGCAAGGGCCATTCACGGCTTCTCGATGGGCCTCTTCTTTCCTTCAAGCCTCTCAACGGCCGTTGATTTAGCCCCAGAGGGAAGGGTTGGCGAGACCCTCGGCTGGCGTGGCATGATGTTCTCCCTCGGCAACATAATCGGGCCGGCCATAGGTGGCTACGCCTCCGACGTAATAGGCTTCGCCGGAGCTTTCGCTCTCACCGCTCTCTTCTCAGGAGTTGGAGCACTCTTCGCGCTCACAGCTTGGCGCGAGGCAGGTGAAGTCGTCAAGCCGAGGGAGCACGAGAAGGCCAACTACCGCGAGCTGTTAAGGGTAACCTTCGTTTCCGCCTCGCTGACGCTCTTCATGTTCTCCGTTAGTTACGCGGGGGTTACCACCTATCTACCGGCCCTTTACAAGTCCCTCTCCCTGCCCCAGAGCCTCTTCGGCTACTACATGATGGTCATCGGAATATTCTCCCTCATGACGCGCGTTGTTGGCGGTAAGAGCGCCGACAGGCGCGGGCCTCTTCCAGTGATAACCCTCGGCCTCACCCTGCTCCTCCTCGGCTACGTCCTGCTCAACCTTTACACCCTCCCGCCCCGCTCCTACGTCAGCGCCGCCTTAATCGGGGCCGGCTTTGGCTTGGCGGTTCCCGCGATGCAACTGATGGCCCTCGGCAACCTTCCGAGGAGAATCAGGACGATGGGTTCGGGAATCTACACGATGTTCTTCGACCTCGGAACGCTCGCCGGTCAGGTCAGCCTCGGCTACGTCGCCCAGCTCTACGGTTACGCCGGCGTCTTCCCGCTCCTCCCGCTCATCCTGGGGGTCGGGTTTATAACCCTCTACGCGCCCGTCATCTGGGGGAAGGTCAATGCTCGTTAG
- a CDS encoding radical SAM protein: MLVRVSYGTAIAMGLIRAKLLAKPTTAYLMTYWPGKCANDCAFCAQARSSRANLDRLSRVIWPAFELEKVVQALPNGRFGRICLQTIDYPGMLDDVLALLRAFKPLGLPVSVSITPVSRETLEEFKGLGVDYVGVGLDVASERLFSEIKPDFEWDEMWDFAERVVDVLGHGKALIHVIVGLGETDRELVEVFKRAYAIGADVSLFAFTPLKGTGLENLEPPSIERYRKVQLARWLVEKGLGDRIIFDGDSIGGFDLADIEVSPAVFATHGCPACNRPYYNERPKKEPYNFPFLPEKEYVREFLTRLGSRRPR; the protein is encoded by the coding sequence ATGCTCGTTAGGGTCTCCTACGGAACGGCGATAGCGATGGGCCTAATCAGGGCGAAGCTCCTGGCCAAGCCGACGACCGCGTATCTGATGACCTACTGGCCCGGCAAGTGCGCCAACGACTGTGCCTTCTGCGCCCAGGCGCGCTCCAGCAGGGCAAACCTCGACAGGCTCTCCCGCGTCATCTGGCCGGCCTTTGAGCTCGAAAAAGTCGTTCAAGCTCTTCCCAACGGCCGTTTCGGGAGGATATGCCTCCAGACGATAGACTACCCCGGAATGCTCGACGACGTTCTGGCACTTCTGAGGGCGTTCAAGCCCCTCGGCTTGCCGGTCTCGGTCTCGATAACGCCCGTTTCGAGGGAAACGCTTGAGGAGTTCAAAGGGCTCGGCGTCGATTACGTTGGAGTTGGCCTTGACGTTGCGAGCGAGAGGCTCTTTAGCGAGATAAAACCCGACTTTGAGTGGGATGAGATGTGGGACTTTGCGGAGAGGGTAGTTGACGTCCTCGGTCATGGAAAAGCTCTGATTCACGTCATAGTCGGCCTCGGCGAAACCGACAGGGAGCTGGTAGAGGTCTTCAAGAGGGCCTACGCTATTGGGGCTGATGTTTCACTCTTCGCATTCACCCCCCTGAAGGGAACGGGGCTTGAGAACCTTGAACCGCCGAGTATCGAGCGCTACAGGAAGGTCCAGCTGGCGAGGTGGCTCGTTGAGAAGGGCCTGGGCGACAGGATAATCTTCGACGGGGACTCGATAGGGGGCTTTGATTTAGCTGACATCGAGGTTTCGCCGGCGGTTTTCGCAACGCACGGCTGTCCTGCCTGCAACAGGCCCTACTACAACGAGAGGCCAAAGAAAGAGCCCTACAACTTCCCATTTCTGCCGGAAAAAGAGTACGTAAGGGAGTTCCTCACTCGATTAGGCTCTCGAAGACCTCGTTGA
- a CDS encoding tetratricopeptide repeat protein, whose protein sequence is MTIKYEPLNRRERIVKLFREAIEAENRKDLETAKKKLDEILHESLDVEPEFYFEACFRLADIFLQEDNYRGAVKCALRAILRAPSEDHYRLGVKRLGDILAIIKKENRLGELAENMDATLRLIEEDEELHRFTLALVKLARGERVREKFILPEFNEVFESLIE, encoded by the coding sequence ATGACGATTAAGTACGAACCCCTTAACAGGCGCGAGAGGATTGTTAAGCTCTTCCGCGAGGCAATCGAGGCCGAGAACAGGAAGGACCTCGAAACCGCGAAGAAAAAGCTCGACGAGATACTTCACGAGAGCCTCGACGTTGAGCCGGAGTTCTACTTCGAGGCCTGCTTCCGCCTGGCAGACATATTCCTCCAGGAGGACAACTACCGGGGAGCGGTCAAGTGCGCCCTGCGGGCCATCCTGAGGGCACCGAGCGAAGACCACTACAGGCTCGGCGTGAAGAGGTTAGGAGACATACTCGCGATAATCAAGAAGGAGAACCGCCTGGGGGAGCTGGCCGAGAACATGGACGCGACGCTCAGGCTCATCGAGGAGGACGAGGAGCTACACCGCTTTACGCTCGCCCTCGTGAAGCTCGCGAGGGGAGAAAGGGTGAGGGAGAAGTTCATCCTGCCCGAGTTCAACGAGGTCTTCGAGAGCCTAATCGAGTGA
- a CDS encoding serine/threonine-protein kinase RIO2: protein MVSKLLALEAYPSLRDLDFRILRGVELNMRHHKWVPLEDIARFARVDVETASFRLGKLDDMSLVRRRSDIGYIGYQLTIHGYDVLAIRALARKGVVEAISTTQIGVGKDADVYVGITPAGEKVAVKFNRIGGRTASRRATYHSHVFADKHHTSWLYVSRLIAKKEYDALVLLSPIARVPKPIAWNRHVLVMEFVEGTELAELRDDELTREEAENVLDRILEEYLKIVRFGIVHSDLSEFNVVLTGDDILIIDWAQHLTTAHPESYELLKRDLAVIINAFKRRWRVERSFDEIWPAFERAWHESRGEGYDD, encoded by the coding sequence ATGGTCAGCAAGCTGTTGGCGCTCGAGGCTTATCCGAGCCTCCGCGACCTGGACTTCAGAATCCTCAGGGGAGTAGAGCTCAACATGAGGCACCACAAGTGGGTGCCGTTAGAGGACATAGCGCGCTTCGCCAGGGTGGACGTTGAGACCGCATCGTTCAGGCTCGGCAAGCTCGATGACATGTCCCTCGTCAGGCGGAGGAGCGACATAGGCTACATCGGCTACCAGCTCACGATACACGGCTACGACGTTTTAGCCATAAGGGCCCTCGCGAGGAAAGGCGTCGTAGAGGCGATAAGCACGACGCAGATTGGCGTTGGAAAGGACGCGGACGTTTACGTCGGAATAACGCCAGCCGGCGAGAAAGTTGCCGTTAAGTTCAACAGGATAGGGGGCAGAACGGCTTCGCGGAGGGCTACCTACCACTCCCACGTCTTCGCCGATAAGCACCACACGAGCTGGCTCTACGTCTCAAGGCTCATCGCGAAGAAGGAATACGACGCTCTGGTTCTGCTCAGTCCGATTGCGAGGGTTCCTAAGCCGATAGCCTGGAACAGGCACGTCCTCGTCATGGAGTTCGTTGAGGGAACCGAGCTGGCGGAGCTGAGGGACGACGAGCTGACGAGGGAAGAGGCAGAGAACGTCCTTGACAGAATCCTCGAGGAGTACCTCAAGATAGTGCGCTTTGGTATAGTCCACTCGGATTTAAGTGAGTTCAACGTCGTTTTAACGGGCGACGACATCTTGATAATAGACTGGGCCCAGCACCTGACCACCGCCCATCCGGAGAGCTACGAGCTGTTGAAGAGGGATTTAGCGGTCATAATCAACGCCTTCAAGCGGAGGTGGCGGGTTGAGAGGAGCTTTGATGAAATCTGGCCGGCCTTCGAGAGGGCCTGGCACGAGAGCAGGGGGGAGGGGTATGACGATTAA
- a CDS encoding MFS transporter codes for MLVPLILITLGWIFNYAHRMAVSPLLPMIKAEFHLSNAQAGLLMTALLLPYALIQVPAGYLGDRFGRKRLLALSIFGYSISSAMLFFASQYWEVLAFRALYGFFSGLYYAPATALIAETYGTRKGSALGVFMLGPPVGSGIVPLLVVSVALNLGWRYAFPILAVMSLTVGVLLVISLRTLEERSGKARLSIEVGSVNLAIANFLALMAFFGVLTFLVAFLTSTGMGVEKASYLFSLLSLVGIAGSLTGGVLYDRLGRKALELAFLSNALLIVLLVLKPGFLSALVLGLTFYSVGPMVTAFTAETAGKDNLGPVMGFVNMVGFFGATVGPYFTGWLIDRLGYREAFFAIAVLYALAWSVIKGTKRAEKVSRT; via the coding sequence ATGCTCGTTCCGCTTATCCTGATAACCCTCGGCTGGATATTCAACTACGCCCACAGGATGGCCGTTTCCCCGCTCCTTCCAATGATAAAGGCAGAGTTCCATCTGAGCAACGCCCAGGCGGGACTTCTAATGACTGCCCTGCTCCTCCCCTACGCTCTCATTCAGGTTCCAGCAGGCTACCTCGGCGACCGCTTCGGGAGGAAGAGGCTCCTCGCTTTGAGCATATTCGGGTACTCAATCTCCTCCGCGATGCTCTTCTTCGCTTCCCAGTACTGGGAAGTCCTGGCCTTTAGAGCGCTCTACGGCTTTTTCTCTGGCCTCTACTACGCCCCCGCAACGGCTTTGATAGCCGAAACCTATGGAACGAGAAAGGGCTCCGCCCTCGGCGTCTTCATGCTCGGCCCGCCCGTCGGTTCCGGAATAGTTCCGCTCCTCGTCGTGTCTGTGGCTTTGAACCTCGGCTGGCGCTACGCCTTCCCGATTCTGGCCGTTATGAGCCTAACCGTTGGAGTCCTGCTCGTAATCTCCCTCAGGACCCTTGAGGAAAGAAGCGGTAAGGCGAGGCTCTCAATCGAGGTCGGCTCGGTGAACTTAGCGATTGCGAACTTCCTCGCCCTGATGGCCTTCTTCGGCGTTCTAACATTCCTCGTTGCCTTCCTGACCTCAACGGGGATGGGCGTTGAAAAGGCTTCTTACCTCTTCTCCCTCCTCTCGCTGGTCGGCATCGCGGGTTCCCTCACCGGAGGAGTCCTCTACGACAGGCTCGGAAGGAAGGCCCTTGAACTCGCCTTCCTCTCAAACGCGCTCCTAATCGTTCTCCTCGTCTTGAAGCCAGGCTTCCTCTCTGCCCTCGTCCTCGGCCTGACCTTCTACTCGGTCGGCCCGATGGTTACGGCTTTCACCGCCGAAACTGCAGGAAAGGACAACCTTGGACCGGTTATGGGCTTCGTTAACATGGTGGGCTTCTTCGGGGCAACGGTCGGACCGTACTTCACGGGCTGGCTTATAGACAGGCTTGGCTACAGGGAGGCCTTCTTCGCCATAGCGGTTCTCTACGCCCTGGCGTGGAGTGTAATAAAGGGAACGAAGAGGGCAGAAAAGGTCAGCCGTACATGA